From Haloarcula sp. CBA1127, a single genomic window includes:
- the purF gene encoding amidophosphoribosyltransferase: MHEKCGVVGISLEDRDAARPLYYSLYALQHRGQESAGIVTHDGFQQYSHVEMGLVGDAFDPGDLEALNGSNGIGHVRYPTAGSVNACCAQPFSVSFKSGSLGLSHNGNLVNADEIGDELADLGHAFTSDGDTEVIAHDLARNLLEEDLVRAVKRTMNRIHGSYSLTIMHDETVLGVRDPQGNRPLCIGELEDGYVLASESAAIDTLDGELIRDVKPGELVVLHADGTGYDTYQLVEPENTAHCFFEHVYFARPDSTIDENLVYEVRRELGRKLWEESGVESDVVLPVPDSGRAFASGYAEAAQDDGSNIEFAEGLMKNRYVGRTFIMPTQDERERAVRLKLNPIKSTIEGKSVTIIDDSIVRGTTSTQLIKLLKDAGAEEVHVRIGAPPIVAPCYMGIDMASRDELIAGNQSVDEIRDEIEADSLSYLSIDAIAETLDKSRTDLCLGCVTGEYPYDIEGEATDRDVARPDIGTQSSPADD; the protein is encoded by the coding sequence ATGCACGAGAAGTGCGGCGTTGTTGGCATCTCTTTGGAGGACCGTGACGCCGCCCGACCGCTTTACTACTCCTTGTACGCGCTCCAGCATCGCGGCCAGGAATCGGCCGGTATCGTCACCCACGACGGGTTCCAGCAGTACAGCCATGTCGAAATGGGACTCGTCGGTGACGCATTCGACCCCGGCGATCTGGAGGCGCTCAACGGCTCCAACGGTATCGGTCACGTCCGATACCCGACGGCCGGGAGTGTCAACGCCTGCTGTGCCCAGCCGTTCTCCGTCTCGTTCAAGTCGGGGTCGCTGGGCCTGTCCCACAACGGGAACCTCGTCAACGCTGACGAGATCGGCGACGAACTGGCTGACCTCGGCCACGCCTTTACGTCCGATGGCGACACCGAGGTCATCGCCCACGACCTCGCGCGTAATCTCCTCGAGGAGGATCTGGTTCGGGCTGTCAAACGGACGATGAATCGCATCCACGGGTCGTACTCGCTGACTATCATGCACGACGAGACGGTCCTCGGCGTGCGCGACCCGCAGGGGAACCGACCGCTGTGTATCGGCGAACTCGAGGACGGCTACGTCCTCGCCTCCGAATCAGCAGCCATCGACACCCTTGACGGCGAACTGATCCGTGATGTCAAGCCCGGCGAACTCGTCGTCCTGCACGCCGACGGAACGGGCTACGACACCTATCAGCTTGTCGAGCCAGAGAACACGGCCCATTGCTTCTTCGAACACGTCTACTTCGCGCGACCGGACTCGACCATTGACGAGAACCTCGTCTACGAGGTCCGGCGCGAACTCGGTCGGAAACTCTGGGAGGAGTCCGGCGTCGAGTCGGACGTGGTGTTGCCGGTGCCCGACTCCGGGCGTGCGTTCGCCTCCGGATACGCTGAGGCCGCACAGGACGACGGCTCGAACATCGAGTTCGCCGAGGGGCTGATGAAAAACCGGTACGTCGGTCGCACCTTCATCATGCCGACGCAGGACGAACGCGAGCGGGCTGTCCGACTGAAGCTCAACCCCATCAAGTCCACAATCGAGGGCAAAAGCGTCACCATCATCGACGACTCTATTGTCCGCGGGACGACCTCGACGCAACTGATCAAGCTGCTGAAAGACGCCGGGGCCGAGGAGGTCCACGTCCGCATCGGCGCGCCGCCCATCGTCGCGCCCTGTTACATGGGCATCGACATGGCCTCCCGCGATGAACTCATCGCCGGGAACCAGTCTGTCGACGAAATCCGCGACGAAATCGAGGCGGACTCGCTGTCGTATCTCTCTATCGACGCCATCGCGGAAACGCTGGACAAGAGCCGGACTGACCTCTGTCTCGGCTGTGTCACCGGCGAATACCCCTACGATATTGAGGGCGAGGCGACGGATCGGGACGTTGCCCGCC
- a CDS encoding LSM domain-containing protein has translation MSGRPLDVLEASLGETVTVQLKGGELFEGELTGYDQHMNLVVEDEDTTIIRGDNVVSITP, from the coding sequence ATGAGTGGACGACCGCTAGATGTACTCGAAGCGTCCCTCGGTGAGACAGTCACCGTACAGCTGAAGGGTGGCGAACTGTTCGAGGGGGAACTCACCGGCTACGACCAACACATGAACCTCGTCGTCGAGGATGAAGACACAACGATTATACGCGGCGATAACGTCGTCTCAATTACTCCATGA
- a CDS encoding M20/M25/M40 family metallo-hydrolase, producing MDTRRREFLESLLTTPGPSGYEADSQRVWLDYVSEFADEVRTDDYGNAVAKVEGGDTTVALAGHGDEIGFIVRDFTDDGFVKLGRIGGSDKTVSRGQHVTIHTADGPVSGVVGQTAIHLRDSDDDSVPEIAEQHVDIGAEDGDEVESLVDRGDPVTFVQTLSELENGRLAARAMDNRIGIWAAAEGLRRAAESDADATVYAVSTVQEEVGVQGAKMVGFDLAPDVAIAADVTHATDAPGSPGKAATGVELGEGPVVARGSANHPVAVDALRETSDAEDIDIQLQATGIRTGTDADAFYTSRGGIPSVNVGLPNRYMHTPVEVIDPDDLDALADLLAGFAVRAAEQAPFSVDV from the coding sequence ATGGACACACGACGACGAGAGTTCCTTGAATCGCTGCTGACAACGCCCGGCCCGTCTGGATACGAGGCCGACAGCCAGCGGGTGTGGCTCGACTACGTCAGCGAGTTCGCCGACGAGGTCCGAACGGACGACTACGGGAACGCTGTTGCGAAGGTTGAGGGCGGCGACACAACCGTTGCGCTCGCAGGCCACGGCGACGAAATTGGGTTCATCGTTCGGGACTTCACGGACGATGGCTTCGTCAAACTGGGCCGCATCGGCGGCTCTGACAAGACCGTCTCGCGCGGGCAACACGTCACTATTCACACGGCTGACGGTCCTGTCTCGGGTGTCGTGGGACAGACCGCAATTCACCTCCGAGATTCGGACGACGACTCGGTGCCGGAGATCGCTGAACAGCACGTCGACATCGGGGCCGAGGACGGCGACGAGGTAGAATCGCTCGTCGACCGCGGCGACCCGGTGACGTTCGTCCAGACGCTGAGTGAACTGGAGAACGGCCGCCTCGCTGCACGGGCGATGGACAACCGTATCGGCATCTGGGCGGCCGCAGAGGGCCTCCGCCGCGCGGCAGAGTCAGATGCGGACGCAACGGTGTACGCTGTTTCGACGGTGCAGGAAGAAGTCGGTGTACAGGGTGCGAAGATGGTTGGATTCGACCTCGCGCCCGATGTCGCCATCGCAGCGGACGTGACACACGCAACGGACGCACCGGGCTCGCCGGGCAAAGCCGCGACGGGTGTGGAACTCGGCGAGGGACCGGTCGTTGCTCGCGGGAGCGCGAACCACCCGGTCGCCGTCGACGCCCTTCGAGAAACGAGTGACGCCGAGGACATCGACATCCAGTTGCAGGCGACCGGTATCCGGACCGGGACCGACGCGGACGCCTTCTACACTTCCCGCGGTGGGATTCCATCGGTCAACGTCGGCCTGCCGAACCGCTACATGCACACGCCGGTCGAAGTCATCGACCCGGACGACCTCGACGCGCTCGCGGACCTGCTCGCTGGCTTCGCCGTCCGAGCGGCCGAGCAAGCGCCCTTTAGCGTCGACGTGTAG
- a CDS encoding 50S ribosomal protein L37e: protein MTGAGTPSQGKKNTTTHTKCRRCGEKSYHTKKKVCSSCGFGKSAKRRDYEWQSKAGE from the coding sequence ATGACTGGCGCAGGAACTCCGAGTCAGGGCAAGAAAAACACCACGACGCACACGAAGTGCCGACGGTGTGGTGAAAAGTCGTATCACACGAAAAAGAAGGTCTGCTCGTCGTGCGGTTTCGGCAAGTCGGCCAAGCGGCGTGACTACGAGTGGCAGTCGAAAGCGGGCGAATAA